A region from the Benincasa hispida cultivar B227 chromosome 12, ASM972705v1, whole genome shotgun sequence genome encodes:
- the LOC120092790 gene encoding interaptin-like isoform X1: MDFRTLSRKELQALCKRNKIPANITNVAMADALAALSSVEGIEEFFNGERSGVPESPMKPEVISSEIPRTALRTSTRRKAVKDEAITTRTRRAAAARDTEESENRDLNVALTTPSLPGSRRRTAAASSACKKVDFQMTVDDQKEDNDLDKKKKAIEKTPAVPKSLRVAGASTRKRTETRNNGAAEQRVYSTRRSVRFLEKNMESLSLGEDREMESITVHMSFDDMPNSSVGAGPVKEDTELETESKKSDESESKLDKDTGVEIDDQEKNEMESEVELSEEEQEMVLDDPLKSSEEKPATANNGDDTGTEAPHANSDVKCFSEDEEANEASKDDVSVEISAEEINDSDKLSQPTEDGDLTEVVDNSIIVEESGMEVESKQNESTCELKHIIEEVINEEVKLMNDTAEKLSLPHENVEEEAQVDDDVLSSDEESVMEVKDDQTQVEAENESTYELEHIIEKVNEEEVKLMKDTAEELSLPHESVEEKTQVDDGVLSSDEESVIEVKDDQDEYDYESDPTIEEEASDADIEVDKKETEMEKVSVQAEEDDTTINTSMEEFPENVSEDLVDVKIQWQMEEEAPSKDIDVDAIDSQPKIPNDNVQCEEALVEIIPTSSNNNGVQSLPSFGADQLALATQFPRPTVGTKSPVREQTIRLLMDNSDAEEEEDGKEQEKANCIEKQIVETNDMSLRQLKKMFKEKLQLSKQKMDNNSINSKVVGGGGKVRTALQPVPENIMTINELERRF; encoded by the exons ATGGATTTCCGTACCTTGTCAAGGAAAGAGCTCCAAGCACTCTGCAAGAGGAATAAGATTCCGGCCAATATCACTAATGTCGCCATGGCCGACGCTCTTGCCGCTCTTTCATCC GTTGAAGGAATTGAAGAGTTTTTTAACGGTGAAAGATCTGGAGTACCTGAATCGCCGATGAAGCCAGAGGTTATTTCCTCGGAAATTCCACGAACTGCACTGAGAACCTCGACAAGGAGAAAGGCCGTCAAAGATGAGGCAATTACTACTCGAACACGCCGTGCAGCAGCTGCAAGAGACACAGAGGAATCAGAAAACAGAGATCTAAATGTGGCTTTGACTACTCCGTCCTTGCCGGGTAGCCGGAGAAGGACGGCAGCGGCTTCTTCAGCTTGCAAGAAAGTGGATTTTCAGATGACGGTAGATGATCAGAAAGAGGACAATGATTTGGATAAGAAAAAGAAGGCGATTGAAAAAACGCCTGCTGTGCCTAAAAGCCTGAGAGTTGCGGGGGCCTCGACTCGTAAACGAACTGAGACTCGGAACAATGGAGCTGCGGAGCAACGAGTTTACAGTACAAGAAGGTCCGTCAGATTTTTGGAGAAGAACATGGAGAGTTTGAGTTTAGGGGAAGACCGGGAAATGGAGTCAATTACTGTCCATATGTCGTTCGATGATATGCCTAACAGTTCAG TTGGTGCAGGACCCGTGAAGGAGGATACGGAATTAGAAACTGAGTCAAAGAAATCCGATGAATCAGAAAGCAAGTTAGATAAAGACACGGGTGTGGAAATTGATGATCAAGAGAAGAATGAGATGGAGTCTGAAGTCGAACTCTCAGAGGAGGAACAAGAAATGGTTCTTGATGATCCGTTGAAATCTTCTGAAGAAAAACCCGCTACTGCAAATAATGGTGATGATACTGGGACAGAAG CACCACATGCTAATTCGGATGTGAAATGCTTCTCTGAAGATGAAGAAGCAAATGAAGCTTCCAAAGATGATGTTTCTGTGGAGATTTCTGCTGAGGAAATCAACGATTCTGACAAACTTTCTCAGCCCACTGAAGATGGGGATCTGACTGAAGTTGTTGACAACTCAATCATTGTAGAAGAATCCGGTATGGAAGTCGAATCTAAACAAAATGAGTCTACTTGTGAATTGAAACATATAATTGAAGAAGTTATTAACGAAGAAGTCAAACTAATGAATGATACTGCCGAAAAACTGTCTCTGCCCCATGAAAATGTGGAAGAAGAAGCCCAAGTTGATGATGATGTCTTGAGCAGTGATGAAGAATCTGTTATGGAAGTGAAAGATGATCAAACCCAAGTGGAAGCAGAAAATGAGTCTACTTATGAATTGGaacatataattgaaaaagttaatgaagaagaagtCAAACTAATGAAGGATACTGCCGAAGAACTCTCTCTCCCCCATGAAAGTGTGGAAGAAAAAACCCAAGTTGATGATGGTGTCTTGAGCAGTGATGAAGAATCTGTTATAGAAGTGAAAGATGATCAAGATGAGTATGATTATGAATCAGATCCCACAATCGAAGAAGAAGCATCGGATGCTGATATTGAAGTAGACAAGAAGGAAACAGAAATGGAGAAGGTTTCAGTTCAAGCTGAAGAAGATGATACAACAATCAACACATCCATGGAGGAGTTCCCTGAGAATGTTTCTGAAGATTTGGTTGATGTCAAGATCCAATggcaaatggaagaagaagcTCCTTCTAAAGACATAGATGTTGACGCTATCGATTCTCAACCCAAAATCCCAAATGACAATGTTCAATGTGAGGAAGCTTTGGTGGAAATCATTCCCACTTCCTCCAACAACAATGGAGTTCAATCATTACCCTCTTTTGGAGCTGACCAATTGGCACTGGCAACTCAATTTCCTAGGCCAACAGTAGGAACCAAATCTCCAGTAAGAGAACAAACCATTAGACTGCTAATGGACAACTCAGATGctgaggaggaagaagatggaaaAGAACAGGAAAAAGCAAATTGCATTGAGAAGCAAATTGTGGAGACAAATGATATGAGCTTAAGACAGCTGAAGAAGATGTTCAAGGAAAAACTCCAACTTAGCAAACAGAAGATGGACAATAATAGCATCAACTCAAAA GTTGTTGGAGGTGGGGGGAAGGTGAGAACTGCTTTACAGCCAGTGCCAGAAAATATAATGACCATTAATGAATTGGAGAGGAGATTTTAA
- the LOC120092790 gene encoding interaptin-like isoform X2 translates to MDFRTLSRKELQALCKRNKIPANITNVAMADALAALSSVEGIEEFFNGERSGVPESPMKPEVISSEIPRTALRTSTRRKAVKDEAITTRTRRAAAARDTEESENRDLNVALTTPSLPGSRRRTAAASSACKKVDFQMTVDDQKEDNDLDKKKKAIEKTPAVPKSLRVAGASTRKRTETRNNGAAEQRVYSTRRSVRFLEKNMESLSLGEDREMESITVHMSFDDMPNSSGPVKEDTELETESKKSDESESKLDKDTGVEIDDQEKNEMESEVELSEEEQEMVLDDPLKSSEEKPATANNGDDTGTEAPHANSDVKCFSEDEEANEASKDDVSVEISAEEINDSDKLSQPTEDGDLTEVVDNSIIVEESGMEVESKQNESTCELKHIIEEVINEEVKLMNDTAEKLSLPHENVEEEAQVDDDVLSSDEESVMEVKDDQTQVEAENESTYELEHIIEKVNEEEVKLMKDTAEELSLPHESVEEKTQVDDGVLSSDEESVIEVKDDQDEYDYESDPTIEEEASDADIEVDKKETEMEKVSVQAEEDDTTINTSMEEFPENVSEDLVDVKIQWQMEEEAPSKDIDVDAIDSQPKIPNDNVQCEEALVEIIPTSSNNNGVQSLPSFGADQLALATQFPRPTVGTKSPVREQTIRLLMDNSDAEEEEDGKEQEKANCIEKQIVETNDMSLRQLKKMFKEKLQLSKQKMDNNSINSKVVGGGGKVRTALQPVPENIMTINELERRF, encoded by the exons ATGGATTTCCGTACCTTGTCAAGGAAAGAGCTCCAAGCACTCTGCAAGAGGAATAAGATTCCGGCCAATATCACTAATGTCGCCATGGCCGACGCTCTTGCCGCTCTTTCATCC GTTGAAGGAATTGAAGAGTTTTTTAACGGTGAAAGATCTGGAGTACCTGAATCGCCGATGAAGCCAGAGGTTATTTCCTCGGAAATTCCACGAACTGCACTGAGAACCTCGACAAGGAGAAAGGCCGTCAAAGATGAGGCAATTACTACTCGAACACGCCGTGCAGCAGCTGCAAGAGACACAGAGGAATCAGAAAACAGAGATCTAAATGTGGCTTTGACTACTCCGTCCTTGCCGGGTAGCCGGAGAAGGACGGCAGCGGCTTCTTCAGCTTGCAAGAAAGTGGATTTTCAGATGACGGTAGATGATCAGAAAGAGGACAATGATTTGGATAAGAAAAAGAAGGCGATTGAAAAAACGCCTGCTGTGCCTAAAAGCCTGAGAGTTGCGGGGGCCTCGACTCGTAAACGAACTGAGACTCGGAACAATGGAGCTGCGGAGCAACGAGTTTACAGTACAAGAAGGTCCGTCAGATTTTTGGAGAAGAACATGGAGAGTTTGAGTTTAGGGGAAGACCGGGAAATGGAGTCAATTACTGTCCATATGTCGTTCGATGATATGCCTAACAGTTCAG GACCCGTGAAGGAGGATACGGAATTAGAAACTGAGTCAAAGAAATCCGATGAATCAGAAAGCAAGTTAGATAAAGACACGGGTGTGGAAATTGATGATCAAGAGAAGAATGAGATGGAGTCTGAAGTCGAACTCTCAGAGGAGGAACAAGAAATGGTTCTTGATGATCCGTTGAAATCTTCTGAAGAAAAACCCGCTACTGCAAATAATGGTGATGATACTGGGACAGAAG CACCACATGCTAATTCGGATGTGAAATGCTTCTCTGAAGATGAAGAAGCAAATGAAGCTTCCAAAGATGATGTTTCTGTGGAGATTTCTGCTGAGGAAATCAACGATTCTGACAAACTTTCTCAGCCCACTGAAGATGGGGATCTGACTGAAGTTGTTGACAACTCAATCATTGTAGAAGAATCCGGTATGGAAGTCGAATCTAAACAAAATGAGTCTACTTGTGAATTGAAACATATAATTGAAGAAGTTATTAACGAAGAAGTCAAACTAATGAATGATACTGCCGAAAAACTGTCTCTGCCCCATGAAAATGTGGAAGAAGAAGCCCAAGTTGATGATGATGTCTTGAGCAGTGATGAAGAATCTGTTATGGAAGTGAAAGATGATCAAACCCAAGTGGAAGCAGAAAATGAGTCTACTTATGAATTGGaacatataattgaaaaagttaatgaagaagaagtCAAACTAATGAAGGATACTGCCGAAGAACTCTCTCTCCCCCATGAAAGTGTGGAAGAAAAAACCCAAGTTGATGATGGTGTCTTGAGCAGTGATGAAGAATCTGTTATAGAAGTGAAAGATGATCAAGATGAGTATGATTATGAATCAGATCCCACAATCGAAGAAGAAGCATCGGATGCTGATATTGAAGTAGACAAGAAGGAAACAGAAATGGAGAAGGTTTCAGTTCAAGCTGAAGAAGATGATACAACAATCAACACATCCATGGAGGAGTTCCCTGAGAATGTTTCTGAAGATTTGGTTGATGTCAAGATCCAATggcaaatggaagaagaagcTCCTTCTAAAGACATAGATGTTGACGCTATCGATTCTCAACCCAAAATCCCAAATGACAATGTTCAATGTGAGGAAGCTTTGGTGGAAATCATTCCCACTTCCTCCAACAACAATGGAGTTCAATCATTACCCTCTTTTGGAGCTGACCAATTGGCACTGGCAACTCAATTTCCTAGGCCAACAGTAGGAACCAAATCTCCAGTAAGAGAACAAACCATTAGACTGCTAATGGACAACTCAGATGctgaggaggaagaagatggaaaAGAACAGGAAAAAGCAAATTGCATTGAGAAGCAAATTGTGGAGACAAATGATATGAGCTTAAGACAGCTGAAGAAGATGTTCAAGGAAAAACTCCAACTTAGCAAACAGAAGATGGACAATAATAGCATCAACTCAAAA GTTGTTGGAGGTGGGGGGAAGGTGAGAACTGCTTTACAGCCAGTGCCAGAAAATATAATGACCATTAATGAATTGGAGAGGAGATTTTAA